In [Leptolyngbya] sp. PCC 7376, a genomic segment contains:
- a CDS encoding CHASE2 domain-containing protein: MWRKAKSFFQDIHRPLLIVCGVAIAVGVSNSLGLFDLLEWNARDEFFRFRPREPVDDRIVVVTIDEPDIQAVGDWPIPDETLAELITAIHQQEPRVIGLDLYRDLPEEPGHQQLLEVYKNTPELIAIEKITGSRVAPPPILADLGRVAIADLVLDSDSNLRRILLSAQDSQDESIKAGLGAQLAILYLESEDISLEAIDPDKQTVQLGQSVYQPMRPGTAGYSKGDLGGYQILMNWRGSGDRFPQVSMSDMLAGKVKPDLMRDRIVLIGSIAPSTNDFFETPYSGSWRSYKTPPMAGVFLHANISSQLISGALEGRRGLLGWSSWQQWLWIFSWSALGGLGSWWLENRNHQEGQSLRINVAAVTGGCSVFLIGGAYSAFLGGILIPLVPPLTAFLASTVFSTSDFKKQRLLLTNRQLEYANNQLLEYAATLEDKVNQRTQELAKAKQSADSANQAKSEFLANMSHELRTPLNGILGYAQILLRSPLANAKEKEGISIIHQCGSHLLTLINDILDLSKIEARKLQLYPNDLNFRTFLTGVAEMCRIKAKQKDVEFHLCFDDNLPTGLYADEKRLRQVLINLLGNAIKFTDQGSITFSVKCLASQASQIEATAGSVPAQDNGAEDNELEIIPSEKNALLSDSLTSEKTRDSQRMESLRFQIEDTGVGMTPEQLQKIYQPFEQVGRNERKAEGTGLGLAISQRIANLMGSQLQVESQLGEGSRFWLDLSLPVSTKWTNNYSIQTARNIIGIENTPPTILVVDDQESARSILADILRPLGCHLIEAIDVKNALFLASEHHPQAIITDLTMPEMSGFELMQHIRENEMLKDTVLIATSARVFEADRQKSKAAGAQAFLPKPIQVEDLLQILQTHLDVKWKYQAEETDKKLDSSLEQSEKFTSPSQDTLKYLHHLAMMGNLDGINQKLEQLVASDTTLTPFTKELKKLTSNFQVKATKNLLQSLMNEVNH; this comes from the coding sequence ATGTGGCGAAAGGCGAAGTCTTTTTTTCAAGATATCCATCGACCCTTGCTCATTGTTTGCGGTGTCGCAATTGCTGTAGGGGTTAGTAACTCTCTAGGGTTGTTTGATCTTTTAGAGTGGAATGCCCGTGATGAATTTTTTCGCTTTCGTCCTAGGGAGCCAGTGGATGATCGTATCGTCGTTGTCACTATTGATGAACCTGATATTCAGGCTGTTGGGGATTGGCCGATTCCCGATGAAACGCTTGCAGAATTAATTACTGCTATCCATCAGCAGGAGCCTCGCGTCATTGGATTAGACCTCTATCGTGATTTGCCAGAGGAACCAGGGCATCAACAGTTATTGGAGGTATATAAAAATACCCCAGAACTGATCGCTATTGAAAAAATTACAGGCAGTCGAGTTGCACCACCTCCAATATTGGCTGATTTAGGACGGGTGGCGATCGCCGATCTTGTATTGGATAGTGATAGTAATTTACGCCGGATACTGTTATCAGCTCAGGACAGTCAAGATGAGTCTATTAAGGCAGGCTTGGGAGCTCAACTTGCCATTCTTTATCTTGAGTCTGAAGATATTTCACTAGAAGCAATTGATCCAGATAAACAGACAGTTCAATTAGGCCAGTCTGTGTATCAACCTATGCGACCAGGCACAGCTGGATACTCCAAGGGAGATCTAGGGGGATACCAGATTTTGATGAATTGGCGAGGCTCTGGTGATCGATTTCCGCAGGTCTCCATGAGCGACATGTTGGCAGGAAAAGTTAAACCTGATCTCATGCGTGATCGCATTGTGCTGATTGGCTCTATCGCACCAAGTACAAATGACTTTTTTGAAACACCCTACAGTGGCTCATGGCGTTCTTATAAAACACCACCGATGGCTGGTGTCTTTCTCCATGCCAATATATCTAGTCAATTAATTAGTGGAGCCTTAGAGGGAAGACGTGGGCTACTCGGCTGGTCTTCTTGGCAGCAATGGCTGTGGATTTTTAGTTGGTCTGCTTTGGGAGGGCTCGGAAGTTGGTGGTTAGAAAATCGTAATCATCAAGAAGGACAATCCCTGCGTATTAATGTCGCGGCAGTAACAGGAGGTTGCTCTGTTTTTCTGATAGGAGGAGCTTACAGTGCTTTTCTTGGAGGAATTCTTATTCCACTCGTTCCTCCTCTCACAGCTTTCCTAGCTAGCACTGTGTTCTCAACATCAGACTTTAAAAAACAGCGTTTGTTGTTAACCAATCGACAACTCGAATATGCCAATAACCAACTTCTAGAATACGCTGCAACCCTAGAAGATAAGGTGAATCAGCGAACACAAGAACTCGCCAAAGCAAAACAGTCAGCAGATTCTGCAAATCAGGCGAAAAGTGAATTCTTGGCTAATATGAGCCATGAATTGCGCACACCTCTGAACGGCATTTTAGGCTATGCCCAAATTTTGCTGCGATCGCCACTTGCTAATGCGAAAGAAAAAGAAGGAATTTCGATTATCCATCAGTGCGGCTCTCACCTTTTAACACTGATTAATGACATCCTCGACCTTTCCAAAATAGAAGCTAGAAAATTACAACTCTATCCCAATGATTTAAATTTCCGCACCTTCCTCACGGGTGTAGCCGAAATGTGTCGAATCAAAGCTAAACAAAAAGATGTTGAGTTTCACTTGTGCTTTGATGACAATCTGCCAACTGGTCTCTATGCCGATGAGAAACGTCTACGCCAAGTGCTAATTAATTTGTTAGGCAATGCCATTAAGTTTACAGATCAGGGGAGCATCACCTTTTCTGTTAAATGTTTAGCGTCTCAAGCTAGTCAAATCGAGGCGACTGCAGGATCAGTTCCTGCTCAGGACAATGGCGCGGAAGATAATGAGCTTGAAATTATTCCATCTGAAAAAAATGCTTTACTGTCTGATTCATTAACATCTGAGAAGACAAGAGATTCTCAACGAATGGAGAGTCTGCGTTTTCAGATTGAAGATACAGGCGTAGGCATGACACCAGAACAACTCCAAAAAATCTATCAACCCTTTGAGCAAGTTGGTCGCAACGAACGTAAAGCAGAAGGTACAGGGCTTGGTTTAGCCATTTCGCAGCGTATTGCAAACTTGATGGGTAGCCAACTTCAAGTGGAAAGTCAGCTCGGTGAAGGCAGTCGGTTTTGGTTGGATTTGTCTTTGCCTGTTTCGACTAAATGGACGAATAATTACTCTATTCAAACGGCTAGAAATATTATCGGTATTGAAAATACACCGCCAACGATTCTTGTTGTTGATGATCAAGAATCTGCTCGCTCGATCTTGGCGGATATTTTACGGCCTTTAGGATGTCATTTAATTGAAGCGATAGATGTTAAAAACGCATTATTTTTGGCTAGCGAACACCACCCTCAAGCGATCATTACAGATCTGACGATGCCTGAGATGAGTGGTTTTGAGTTAATGCAGCATATCCGTGAAAATGAAATGCTCAAGGATACTGTTTTAATTGCGACCAGTGCCAGAGTATTTGAGGCTGATCGTCAGAAAAGTAAAGCCGCGGGTGCTCAGGCTTTTTTACCTAAACCTATCCAAGTCGAAGATTTGCTACAAATTTTACAAACACATTTAGATGTCAAATGGAAATATCAAGCTGAAGAGACAGATAAAAAACTTGATTCTTCTTTGGAGCAATCCGAAAAGTTTACTTCTCCTTCACAAGACACTCTAAAGTACCTGCATCATTTAGCTATGATGGGTAACCTAGATGGTATAAATCAGAAACTTGAACAGTTAGTAGCTAGTGACACAACACTGACTCCTTTTACGAAAGAGTTGAAGAAATTAACTAGTAACTTCCAAGTTAAAGCTACGAAAAACCTACTTCAATCACTGATGAACGAGGTAAATCATTAG
- a CDS encoding response regulator, whose amino-acid sequence MVSTDLSKTSVESTASHNRILLVDDNATNLKVLTEAIRGQGWTTLVATDGESALEQIEYAQPNLILLDVMMPGIDGFETCKRLKSNDVTADIPIIFMTALSDTVDKVKGLELGAVDYITKPFQQEEVIARARLHLKLSQLNQTLGERNAELQNLNDTLEHQVEVRTQELSNSLKELQSTQLQLIHSEKMSTLGQLVAGIGHEINNPVGFISGNLGCIENYVADLLQLLNLYQAALPTPNSEISKFIEEIDLDYLLEDLPKLIASMDKGVDRIHEISQSLRILARGDRGGKIPFQVHDSLDSAILLLKYRLKAHEQHPEVEVIKEYGELPEIQCYPGLLNQVFTNLLANAIDAFEESDQGRTYQEIMAAPNQITISTHYLSDTKRVIISLRDNGPGMDIATQQQIFDHLFTTKPVGKGTGLGLSISRQIIMEKHGGELQCLSELGVGTEFTIELPMA is encoded by the coding sequence ATGGTGTCTACCGATTTGTCTAAAACATCGGTTGAATCGACTGCATCGCACAATCGTATTCTCCTGGTGGATGATAATGCCACGAACTTAAAAGTATTGACTGAAGCAATTCGAGGTCAGGGTTGGACAACTTTGGTTGCGACAGATGGTGAATCTGCATTAGAGCAAATTGAATATGCACAGCCAAATTTAATTCTTCTGGATGTGATGATGCCGGGAATTGATGGTTTTGAAACCTGTAAACGTCTTAAGTCTAATGATGTTACAGCGGATATTCCCATCATTTTTATGACGGCTCTTTCCGATACTGTGGATAAGGTCAAGGGTCTAGAGCTTGGTGCGGTTGATTATATTACGAAGCCTTTTCAACAAGAGGAAGTCATTGCTAGGGCACGGTTGCATTTAAAGTTATCGCAGTTGAATCAAACTTTGGGTGAGCGTAATGCGGAACTACAAAATTTGAATGACACGCTTGAACATCAAGTGGAAGTGCGTACGCAAGAGCTTTCTAATTCATTAAAAGAATTACAGTCGACTCAGTTGCAGCTGATTCACAGTGAGAAGATGTCAACTCTCGGCCAGTTAGTGGCGGGTATTGGTCATGAAATCAATAATCCTGTCGGTTTTATCAGTGGGAATTTGGGTTGCATTGAGAATTATGTGGCAGATCTCTTGCAACTGCTGAATCTTTATCAGGCTGCGCTTCCTACGCCAAATAGTGAGATTTCTAAATTTATTGAAGAGATAGACCTGGATTATCTCCTCGAAGATTTACCGAAATTAATTGCCTCGATGGATAAAGGGGTTGATCGTATTCATGAGATTAGTCAGTCTTTACGGATTTTGGCGCGGGGCGATCGCGGTGGAAAGATACCATTTCAAGTCCATGACAGTTTGGATAGTGCCATACTCCTACTGAAATATCGTCTCAAGGCTCATGAGCAACATCCTGAAGTGGAAGTGATTAAAGAATATGGAGAACTCCCTGAGATCCAGTGTTATCCAGGTCTATTGAATCAGGTCTTTACGAACTTACTGGCTAATGCGATTGATGCCTTTGAGGAGAGTGATCAAGGGCGAACCTATCAAGAAATTATGGCAGCGCCTAATCAGATTACAATTAGCACTCACTATTTATCTGATACTAAACGGGTCATCATCTCTCTACGTGATAATGGGCCAGGTATGGATATAGCAACTCAGCAACAAATTTTTGATCATTTATTTACGACGAAGCCTGTGGGTAAGGGCACTGGGCTAGGTTTGTCTATTAGCCGTCAAATCATTATGGAAAAACATGGGGGAGAGCTCCAATGTCTTTCGGAATTAGGGGTAGGTACAGAATTTACGATTGAGTTGCCCATGGCATAA
- a CDS encoding tetratricopeptide repeat protein — MSISSLSIFKNKSVTRNTLLGFALLGLLPAIWVTAPILRTKLTPAAQAYPYQFSPSERTQESLTAEIATLHARIRRNPQDGLDLASLAGAYLKLARITGEDRWYQMAEMSAQQSLENLPFSNNGALVALAKVAEARHDFAEATRLAEQASGGEAIAIIVTAHLATGKIIEANTMADKLVAFSPSMASLTLRALARQAEGDLTGAQLDFEQAIAVEQPSEARGSALARTLLGKLYADQGQYQSAESLYQEALAIVPDYPQALLNLGELEYKQENYRAAQKFYEQVSDPLALLALAKVKRAQGQEEAARIQWAEAEIILRDKVKANPLDHGRELAELLLERGDDMDRLEAIALMEAEVKHRRNAETLNTFAWSLAEAGRWQEADAIIGEAIAQGIQNAEIFDRAGRLAQALGETTQAESYFRQADNLKPE; from the coding sequence ATGTCTATCTCGTCTTTGTCCATTTTCAAAAATAAATCTGTCACTAGAAATACGCTGCTCGGATTCGCACTATTGGGCTTACTCCCAGCGATTTGGGTAACTGCTCCGATTCTTAGAACAAAACTCACACCAGCAGCCCAAGCTTATCCCTATCAGTTTTCACCATCGGAACGAACCCAAGAAAGTTTAACCGCAGAAATCGCCACACTCCATGCTCGCATCCGACGAAATCCACAGGATGGTTTAGATCTCGCCAGTTTAGCTGGGGCTTATTTAAAGTTAGCTCGGATAACGGGTGAAGATCGCTGGTATCAAATGGCTGAAATGTCCGCTCAGCAGTCTTTAGAAAATTTACCGTTTAGTAATAATGGGGCTTTGGTGGCGTTGGCGAAAGTGGCCGAAGCTCGACATGATTTTGCGGAAGCAACTCGCCTTGCAGAACAGGCTTCTGGTGGGGAGGCGATCGCCATTATTGTCACCGCGCACTTAGCAACGGGAAAGATTATTGAGGCAAATACAATGGCCGATAAATTAGTTGCATTTTCTCCTTCGATGGCCAGTTTAACGCTGAGAGCTTTGGCGAGGCAGGCAGAAGGGGACTTGACTGGGGCACAGCTCGACTTCGAACAGGCGATCGCCGTAGAACAGCCATCAGAAGCAAGGGGCTCAGCTTTGGCTCGAACTTTGTTGGGAAAACTCTACGCGGATCAAGGCCAGTACCAATCGGCAGAATCCCTCTACCAAGAAGCACTCGCGATTGTGCCGGACTATCCTCAAGCCCTATTGAATTTAGGGGAACTCGAATACAAACAGGAGAATTATCGAGCTGCCCAGAAATTTTATGAACAGGTGAGTGATCCGTTGGCATTATTGGCTTTAGCAAAGGTAAAAAGAGCACAAGGTCAGGAAGAAGCAGCTCGTATTCAATGGGCAGAGGCAGAAATAATTTTGCGCGACAAGGTTAAAGCAAATCCCCTCGATCACGGTCGAGAGCTAGCAGAATTGTTGTTGGAACGTGGGGATGACATGGATCGATTAGAGGCGATCGCCCTAATGGAGGCAGAGGTCAAACATCGACGTAATGCGGAAACACTCAATACCTTCGCCTGGTCTCTAGCGGAAGCTGGTCGTTGGCAGGAAGCTGATGCGATCATTGGGGAGGCGATCGCCCAAGGTATCCAGAATGCTGAAATATTTGATCGGGCGGGACGTCTCGCGCAGGCCTTAGGCGAAACGACCCAAGCAGAAAGCTATTTTCGCCAGGCAGATAATCTTAAACCCGAATAG
- a CDS encoding DUF4331 domain-containing protein, translated as MKLSLSSLKQISTKKINLKKVVGVTASLLGIAVIAGTSALHVQASDHDDGETDIKGRNLNLTDLYVFRESDQNPKASADNLVLIMNTNPRSLARQQYYFSTKARYEFMIDAVTDKDAPVAGKADVTLRFKFDAPDANQRQAFTVTAIHADGRKQRATGFTTPLNQDPTVNSVSLGNDNLKVFAGLREDPFFFDVEQFFRVRAGALGIGPAVGFRDPSQAVDFATGYNVNAIAVQLPIDFLQGADSKATTFDVWQTISFKNRRGKFKQVERLARPAVNEGLVFTQEFLQALNEVTPAFEAAALAGKEKQANAVAPIVGEVKQVLLSLGNSSERADSLIGAFLPDVMRIDTTGESGYANDLNAKGSPVRGRLLKDDVVDITLSVLTDGKITTDNVSYEGTPGNPGQGHQPLDQNFPYLAPAN; from the coding sequence ATGAAACTATCTCTTTCTTCTCTCAAGCAAATCAGCACCAAGAAAATCAATCTCAAAAAAGTGGTCGGAGTTACAGCCAGTTTGCTAGGCATTGCAGTCATTGCAGGCACTAGTGCACTTCATGTCCAAGCCTCAGACCATGATGATGGTGAAACAGATATTAAAGGTCGTAATCTCAACCTGACCGATCTGTATGTTTTCCGAGAGTCAGATCAAAATCCAAAGGCATCAGCCGACAATTTGGTGTTGATCATGAATACCAATCCCCGTTCATTAGCGCGACAACAGTACTATTTCAGTACGAAGGCTCGTTATGAATTTATGATTGACGCGGTCACAGATAAAGATGCGCCAGTTGCTGGTAAGGCTGATGTGACGTTGCGCTTTAAATTTGATGCCCCAGATGCAAATCAACGCCAAGCGTTTACGGTTACAGCAATCCACGCCGATGGTCGTAAACAAAGAGCGACAGGTTTCACCACTCCTCTAAACCAAGATCCCACAGTGAATTCTGTTTCCCTCGGCAATGACAATCTCAAAGTCTTTGCGGGGTTACGGGAGGATCCCTTCTTCTTTGATGTAGAACAATTCTTCCGAGTGCGAGCAGGTGCTTTAGGTATTGGACCAGCAGTAGGCTTCCGTGATCCTTCGCAAGCTGTTGATTTTGCGACAGGGTACAACGTCAATGCGATCGCCGTCCAATTGCCCATCGACTTTTTACAAGGTGCAGACAGCAAAGCCACCACCTTCGATGTTTGGCAAACGATCTCTTTCAAAAATCGCCGCGGCAAGTTCAAACAGGTAGAACGCTTGGCACGTCCGGCAGTCAATGAAGGCTTAGTCTTCACCCAAGAGTTTCTCCAAGCTCTCAACGAAGTCACTCCCGCCTTTGAAGCCGCAGCCCTAGCAGGCAAAGAAAAACAAGCAAATGCAGTTGCACCTATCGTCGGAGAAGTAAAACAAGTTCTACTCTCTCTCGGTAATAGCAGTGAGCGAGCTGATTCACTCATTGGTGCCTTCCTTCCCGATGTAATGCGCATTGATACCACTGGGGAAAGCGGCTATGCCAACGATCTCAATGCAAAAGGTAGCCCCGTGCGAGGACGTTTACTAAAAGATGACGTCGTTGATATTACGCTCTCGGTATTGACTGATGGCAAGATTACGACCGACAACGTGTCCTACGAAGGTACACCTGGCAATCCAGGGCAAGGACATCAGCCCTTAGATCAGAATTTCCCCTATCTAGCGCCAGCAAATTAA
- a CDS encoding sigma-70 family RNA polymerase sigma factor → MANSKNLTPQCFEDIDLMQKIAQQEQAALGQLYDRYARIMYSLAYKMLGTAEEAEEVVLDVFSQVWRTADRYDAQRGRTDSWLFLLTRSRALDRLRRRKRNSNVVEAAISEAKVPVTRAGRSPEEMLLIKDRRQQVKIALAQIPPEQQQIIELAYYQGLSQSQIAKQTGISLGTVKTRVRLGLSKLKVLLQDMELDAK, encoded by the coding sequence ATGGCTAATTCAAAAAACCTTACGCCACAATGCTTTGAAGATATTGACTTAATGCAAAAAATTGCTCAGCAAGAGCAGGCTGCCTTGGGTCAACTTTATGATCGCTATGCTCGGATCATGTATTCGTTAGCTTATAAAATGCTGGGCACTGCGGAAGAGGCGGAAGAAGTTGTGCTCGATGTTTTCTCTCAGGTGTGGCGCACGGCTGATCGCTATGATGCCCAACGTGGTCGCACGGATTCTTGGCTATTTCTATTAACTCGTAGTCGTGCTCTTGATCGATTGCGGCGACGAAAACGAAACTCGAATGTGGTGGAAGCGGCAATTAGTGAGGCGAAAGTACCTGTTACACGAGCTGGGCGATCGCCTGAGGAAATGTTGCTGATTAAAGATCGTCGTCAGCAAGTGAAGATTGCTTTGGCACAGATTCCACCAGAACAGCAACAAATTATTGAATTAGCTTACTATCAAGGACTAAGCCAGTCGCAAATTGCGAAGCAAACGGGTATTTCTCTTGGAACGGTGAAAACACGTGTTCGTTTGGGGCTTAGCAAATTAAAAGTGCTGCTTCAAGATATGGAGTTGGATGCAAAATAG